AAAATGGAGAGTCTATTATTCGTTTGGATAATAGATTCTTTTTTACAATAAGAGTCATGAGGAGTGAGACAGAATGAACTATCGTCAGCTTGGAAACACTGAGTTGAACATAAGCGAATTAAGTTTTGGAACGTGGGGAATTGGCGGCCAGTGGGGAACAACCAATGATGATGAGGCATTGGGTGCGCTGGATCGGGCCATGGATAAAGGTGTCAATTTCTTTGATACAGCCGATGTTTATGGTAATGGTCATAGTGAGCAGCTTTTAGCCAGGGCTACAAAAGGGAAGGAAACCTCTATTCATATTGCTACTAAATTTTGCCGTGCCGGTGATATTCATGATCTGGAGAATTACTCGATGCAACGGGTTATGGAATATTGTGAAAATAGTTTGCGGCGTCTTAACCGTGACAGGATTGACTTATACCAAATCCATTGCCCGCCAATGGAGATACTGCAGAATGGCAGGGTTTTCGAGGCGTTGGAAAAATTAAAGGAGCAAGGAAAAATATGCTACTACGGTGTTAGTGTAGAGACAGTTGAGGAGGGCTTGTATTGCCTTGACCATACGAATGCAAGTTCACTTCAGGTGATTTTCAATATTTTTCGCCAGAAACCATTGGAGATACTATTTCCGAAAGCTTATGAAAAGGGAGTTGGAATACTGGCTCGAGTTCCGTTGGCGAGTGGATTGCTTACAGGTAAATTTAACGAAGATGCTACCTTTGAAGCGGATGATCACCGAAACTTTAATCGTGATGGGCAGGAATTTAATGTGGGTGAGACGTTTGCCGGACTTGAATTTAATAAAGGAGTCGAACTTAGCAGTCAGCTGGATTGGCTAACTGAGGGAAGAGACAGCATGAGTCGTGCGGCGTTGAAGTGGATTTTGGAACACAAGGAAATATCGAGTGTCATTCCGGGATTTAAAAATGTCAGGCAGGTGGAAGATAATCTTCAGGCGGTAGATACGAAGGGTTTTTCGGCGGGAGAAAAGGAAAAGATTGAAAAGTTTTATCGTGATGAAGTGCAAGATTTTATTCGGGGTGGTTATTAATCTGGAAGCAGATATGGGACAGGCTGAGAGCTTGTCCCATTTTATGAAACTCGTAAAGTCGGGAGAGAATGCACTGAGCTCGGGAGAGAGCCCAACAAAGTCGGGAGAGAATAATTCGCCTTCACTTGAATGAATAAGTAATATATCTGCTGTATAAATCATCCTTCCGCAATATAATATCTGGGAACCCTTCATGATGCAGGGCTGCCGGATGAGCCTGAGCTTCAAAACAAACACCTGCATATTTTTCTGACAGGCCGTTGCTTAATTCCAAACCGGCATCCAAGCCGTTTGCAGTATAAAGGACCATCCCTGGCTGATTTGTGCGAATTTCCATTTTTCTGCCGGAGTTAGTTTCCACTACATTAACTTCTTTCTCTTTTCCAAAAATAAAATAATGGTCATAGCCATTTCCCGCAATTTTCTGCTGTAATGTATCTGGCTTGAAGCCATCACCAAGTAATCTCCCTTTTTGAAACTCGAAAGGAGTCCCAGCTGTATCAATAAGCTTCCCTGTTGGAATGAGTTCATCGTCCATCTCAACAAAATAACCAGTTTCAAATTGGACATGATGATTGTACACTGTATCTTTCATATCTCCATTTAAATTAAAATATGAATGATTCGTCAGTGCAATTGGTGTGTCCTGATCAGATATGGCCTGGTAGGTGAGTGTAAGTTCATTGGCATTGTTCAGTGTATAAGTAATGGTCACCTCCAGATTACCGGGATAGCCATCTTCCAAATGACTGCTCGTATGTGAGAGAATGAGACTTACTTCATCATTTGATTGGGAAGTTTCTGCATCCCAAATCACCTGATGGAATCCACTTGCACCCCCGTGCAGATGATGGTTGCCTTCGTTTCTTTCCAGGGTGTATGCTTGTCCATCATGCTTTAATGTAGCATCCTGAATTCTTCCGGCAACACGCCCGATTTGCGCACCTAAAAAGTTGCTATTTGATGCATAATCCGCATATTCTTTATAGCCCAGTACAATATTTTCGGCGTTTCCATGCTGGTCAGGAACCATCATTTTTGTAATAATCCCGCCATAATTCAATATACTGACAGACATGCCATGATCATTTGCGAGAGTATATTCCTTCCATTTATCGCGTATATATTTCTTTGCAATATACAAATTAGTTCACCTGCCTCTGAAAAATATATGGAGACAAGGGACCTGTCCCCCTGGCCCACTTCTGCCTCAAAGCGTTTTAATAAATCGCTCGAATGCTGATTTCTCATTAAACACACCAGCATCCTCAAGAACCTTTGAAAATTTGATTCCCAGTTCTTTTTGCAAAATATGCTCTGCTTTTGTGTCATCACTAATAGTGCCATATTTTTGGTTGATGTCTTCCGCCCAAGCCTTATGATAGTCTGCTACATTGCTAGGTTTGCCCAACAGAGATTGCTTGATTTCAGCCAGTTCATCTTTCAATCTGGCTGGAAGCACCGCAAGCCCCATCACTTCAATCAGTCCGATGTTTTCCTTTTTAATATGATGGACATCTGCATGCGGGTGGAAGATACCCAGCGGATGTTCATCCGATGTCCGGTTATTGCGCAAAACCAGGTCAAGCTCATAGACTTCACCACATATCCGGGCTATTGGTGTAATCGTATTATGTGGTGTATTACCGGTGAAAGCTTTAATAGCTGCATGTTCATCTGAGTAATTTTTCCACGTTTGTAAAATATGGTCTGCTGCTTCAACTAAGTGTTCTTTTTCCGTACTTTTCAGCCGAATAACTGACAATGGCCAGTGCAGAACATGTGCAGAAACTTTTTCAAAGTCTGTAAGTGTAAATGAAAATGCCTCTTTTGCGTCTGTCATGGCAAATCTGTATCTGCCGCCC
The genomic region above belongs to Virgibacillus doumboii and contains:
- a CDS encoding aldo/keto reductase gives rise to the protein MNYRQLGNTELNISELSFGTWGIGGQWGTTNDDEALGALDRAMDKGVNFFDTADVYGNGHSEQLLARATKGKETSIHIATKFCRAGDIHDLENYSMQRVMEYCENSLRRLNRDRIDLYQIHCPPMEILQNGRVFEALEKLKEQGKICYYGVSVETVEEGLYCLDHTNASSLQVIFNIFRQKPLEILFPKAYEKGVGILARVPLASGLLTGKFNEDATFEADDHRNFNRDGQEFNVGETFAGLEFNKGVELSSQLDWLTEGRDSMSRAALKWILEHKEISSVIPGFKNVRQVEDNLQAVDTKGFSAGEKEKIEKFYRDEVQDFIRGGY
- a CDS encoding aldose epimerase family protein; protein product: MYIAKKYIRDKWKEYTLANDHGMSVSILNYGGIITKMMVPDQHGNAENIVLGYKEYADYASNSNFLGAQIGRVAGRIQDATLKHDGQAYTLERNEGNHHLHGGASGFHQVIWDAETSQSNDEVSLILSHTSSHLEDGYPGNLEVTITYTLNNANELTLTYQAISDQDTPIALTNHSYFNLNGDMKDTVYNHHVQFETGYFVEMDDELIPTGKLIDTAGTPFEFQKGRLLGDGFKPDTLQQKIAGNGYDHYFIFGKEKEVNVVETNSGRKMEIRTNQPGMVLYTANGLDAGLELSNGLSEKYAGVCFEAQAHPAALHHEGFPDIILRKDDLYSRYITYSFK